One Magnetococcales bacterium DNA window includes the following coding sequences:
- a CDS encoding AAA family ATPase — protein MYLNHFGLHRHPFSLSPDPELFFDGGDRENILTSLQHAIAARDGLIKVVGEVGTGKTTLCRTLCQRLPASIDVAILLNPNIPADQIASAILREFRIEPSPNRDRSLDHYRLAEHLMNLHRAGRNALVVIEEAQCLPVESMEELRLLSNIETDREKLFQIILFGQPELDRILARHGNRQFLERILHSYHLHPLSLEETDRYIANRLNGTGYRGNRLFQIKAVRKIHSVSEGRIRRINILAHKSLIAAYAESATEIQAKHVRAAVDSSEFSIHTPFPWRRPALAAAGLAALLATGALMHSSWATTSRLMTQRTGGVEAALTPPAVDVRTITAEQPAPPPAPAAPAIAVDTPVAAAVVAVDTPVAAAVVAADTPVAAAVVASQAAVPTHEVEEILAPEMEHPPIPAAAIPAEAVVVEPVNVAEMAPPVEPGTNEVIPLLEGPAPIPVPTPKRNPKAIKTATMPTTKVTAGNEPFTIQLMALSDRSSLASVEKILGEIRASLDAERQLNIVTLADHRTLIYVDTFPSREKTAAFIAALPAAIRANQPFVLPLKAAREREERVGRISG, from the coding sequence ATGTATCTGAACCATTTCGGGCTGCACCGTCATCCCTTCTCCTTGAGTCCCGATCCGGAACTCTTTTTCGATGGCGGAGACCGCGAGAACATTCTCACCTCGCTGCAACACGCCATCGCCGCCCGGGACGGGCTGATCAAGGTGGTGGGCGAAGTCGGCACCGGCAAGACCACCTTGTGCCGCACCCTGTGCCAGCGCCTGCCCGCCAGCATCGACGTGGCCATTCTGCTCAACCCCAACATCCCCGCCGACCAGATCGCCTCGGCGATTCTGCGGGAGTTCCGCATCGAACCCAGCCCCAACCGGGATCGCTCCCTGGACCACTACCGCCTCGCCGAACACCTGATGAACCTGCATCGCGCCGGTCGCAATGCCCTGGTGGTGATCGAGGAAGCCCAATGTCTGCCCGTCGAATCGATGGAAGAGTTGCGTCTGCTCTCCAACATCGAAACCGATCGGGAAAAGCTCTTTCAGATCATCCTCTTCGGCCAGCCGGAGCTGGATCGGATCCTGGCCCGGCACGGCAACCGGCAGTTTCTCGAACGCATTCTGCACAGCTACCATCTGCATCCCCTGTCGCTGGAAGAGACGGACCGCTACATCGCCAACCGGCTCAACGGCACCGGCTATCGCGGCAACCGGCTGTTTCAGATCAAAGCGGTGCGCAAGATCCACAGCGTGTCGGAAGGACGCATCCGGCGTATCAACATTTTGGCGCATAAGTCCCTGATCGCCGCCTACGCCGAATCGGCCACGGAGATTCAAGCCAAACATGTGCGCGCCGCCGTCGATTCGAGCGAATTTTCCATTCACACCCCCTTCCCCTGGCGTCGCCCCGCCCTGGCCGCCGCCGGACTGGCGGCACTGCTGGCCACCGGAGCCCTGATGCACTCCTCCTGGGCCACCACCTCGCGGCTGATGACGCAACGCACCGGCGGTGTCGAGGCAGCCCTGACCCCGCCTGCCGTGGACGTGAGAACCATCACCGCCGAACAACCCGCGCCCCCGCCGGCCCCGGCTGCGCCGGCAATCGCCGTGGATACCCCCGTCGCCGCAGCGGTGGTCGCCGTGGATACCCCCGTCGCCGCAGCGGTGGTCGCCGCGGATACCCCCGTCGCCGCAGCGGTGGTCGCCTCCCAGGCTGCTGTCCCGACTCACGAAGTGGAGGAGATTCTCGCCCCGGAGATGGAACATCCCCCGATCCCGGCGGCGGCGATTCCCGCCGAAGCGGTGGTGGTGGAACCCGTCAACGTGGCAGAGATGGCGCCCCCGGTTGAACCAGGCACCAACGAGGTGATTCCTCTCCTGGAGGGTCCGGCCCCCATTCCCGTGCCGACACCGAAACGCAACCCCAAAGCCATCAAAACGGCGACGATGCCCACCACGAAGGTCACTGCCGGCAACGAACCCTTCACCATTCAGCTCATGGCGTTGAGCGACAGGAGTTCACTGGCCTCCGTCGAAAAGATACTCGGTGAGATTCGCGCCAGTCTGGATGCGGAGCGGCAGTTGAATATCGTCACCCTGGCGGATCACCGCACCCTGATCTACGTGGACACCTTTCCCTCGCGGGAGAAGACCGCCGCCTTCATTGCCGCCCTGCCCGCCGCCATTCGGGCCAACCAACCCTTCGTTCTGCCCCTGAAGGCCGCCCGGGAGCGAGAAGAGCGCGTTGGCAGGATCAGTGGATGA